In Quercus lobata isolate SW786 chromosome 12, ValleyOak3.0 Primary Assembly, whole genome shotgun sequence, a genomic segment contains:
- the LOC115971662 gene encoding F-box/kelch-repeat protein At3g06240-like: MSQTREPTKAQPLTPGKIKNNHLPDDMIFNILARLPVKSLIRFRCVSKSCNSLITSPYFISTHLISYNNNNHDNKDRGYILDMSCFNSPPPTNRPVITFYCDHEFDKIFQFEVPLNLPSHHATFLVGSCNGLLCLNFCPPRTMINVIYVWNPNIRKLKRLPDPCESQSHLVSLGFGYQSKSIDYKVVKILRCVTSQLEVEMYSSKSDSWRRVGFSFRTNVEFEIHHNYYLPIPFFGGALHWLLDTIPDEENNKSEMILSFDIDKETFEELAPPDHCLDGEHPGRSLMLFRGTLAFIRFVSVGEHKFTCIWAIKEYGTHKYWNKPLVVPKKYDGFNGFTKCGLILSHEQFRMSSNGVSKMRKKTKYVLIDPETFREKRVHIQNISFVATFMESLALLDGANVITY; this comes from the coding sequence atgtctcaaACAAGAGAACCCACAAAAGCACAACCACTAACCCCTGGAAAGATCAAGAACAACCATCTTCCAGACGACATGATATTCAACATCTTAGCAAGGCTACCAGTTAAATCACTCATCAGATTCAGGTGTGTTTCTAAATCCTGTAACTCCTTAATCACAAGCCCCTATTTCATCTCCACTCACCTTATTagttataataacaataatcatgatAATAAGGATCGTGGTTATATCCTTGACATGTCATGTTTCAATTCTCCTCCTCCTACAAATAGACCAGTTATTACGTTTTATTGCGACCATGAGTTTGATAAAATTTTCCAGTTTGAAGTTCCCTTAAACCTTCCTTCTCATCATGCCACCTTCTTAGTCGGTTCGTGCAATGGCCTTTTGTGTCTGAATTTTTGTCCTCCTCGCACTATGATTAATGTTATTTACGTGTGGAACCCCAACATCAGAAAGTTAAAGAGGTTGCCTGATCCTTGTGAAAGCCAATCACACCTTGTGTCACTTGGATTTGGTTATCAATCTAAGAGTATTGACTACAAGGTTGTTAAGATTTTACGTTGCGTTACCTCTCAACTTGAGGTTGAGATGTACTCATCGAAATCGGATTCTTGGAGAAGGGTTGGGTTTTCATTTAGAACTAATGTTGAGTTTGAAATTcatcataattattatttgcCAATCCCATTCTTTGGTGGAGCTTTGCATTGGTTATTAGATACCATACCAGATGAAGAGAACAACAAGAGTGAAATGATTTTGTCATTTGATATCGATAAGGAGACATTTGAAGAGCTAGCGCCACCTGATCATTGCTTAGATGGAGAGCATCCTGGGAGAAGTCTTATGTTATTTAGGGGGACACTAGCTTTCATTAGATTTGTGAGCGTTGGTGAACATAAATTCACATGCATATGGGCGATAAAAGAGTATGGCACACATAAATATTGGAATAAACCTCTTGTTGTACCAAAAAAATATGATGGTTTTAATGGTTTCACCAAGTGTGGTTTAATTCTATCGCATGAACAATTTCGGATGTCCTCTAATGGCGTATCAAAGATGCggaaaaaaactaaatatgttTTAATTGACCCTGAAACTTTTCGTGAAAAACGTGttcatattcaaaatatttcatttgtaGCTACTTTCATGGAGAGCTTAGCCTTACTCGATGGAGCAAATGTGATAACTTATTAA
- the LOC115971660 gene encoding F-box/kelch-repeat protein At3g06240-like — translation MSQTREPASEQPPTTLRRQKYLHYSIVLNILARLPVKSLLRFRCVCKSWDSLITSPYFISTHLYINNVDRGDYIVNMPWYVNPSSPPYSNRPVITFYCDHDGFDKIFEFEIPSRFPPYQANLVGSCNGLLCLEFQVWEERWQAASKTAIIYLWNPSIRKLKRLPDIMFDCFFDCFIPLGFAYHSEDNDYKVVKISYYSRRKLEVEVYTSKSDSWRTLEDLDVSLRPKTDDFGFHFSLPIPFFGGALHWLVDIIQGEEKHKTEMILSFDVNNETFEELAMPDRCFDGAGNEFDGKCISLFRGKLALIRLETVGEQSFACVWAIKEYGKHKSWNKPLVVREQYDRFYGLTKRGFILLEDESHIFGNGQLEMPKK, via the coding sequence atGTCTCAGACAAGAGAACCAGCAAGCGAACAACCACCGACCACCCTTCGACGTCAGAAGTATCTTCACTACAGTATTGTACTCAATATCCTGGCAAGGCTACCAGTTAAATCACTCCTAAGATTCAGGTGTGTTTGCAAATCTTGGGATTCCTTAATCACCAGTCCATATTTCATCTCCACCCACTTATATATCAATAACGTTGATCGTGGTGATTATATTGTTAACATGCCCTGGTATGTGAACCCTTCTTCTCCTCCTTATTCCAACAGACCAGTCATTACGTTTTATTGCGATCatgatgggtttgataaaattTTCGAGTTTGAAATTCCCTCAAGGTTTCCGCCTTATCAAGCTAACTTAGTCGGTTCGTGCAATGGCCTTTTGTGTTTGGAATTTCAAGTATGGGAGGAGAGATGGCAAGCAGCATCTAAAACTGCTATTATCTACTTGTGGAATCCCAgtattagaaaattaaagaggTTGCCTGATATTATGTTTGACTGCTTTTTTGACTGCTTTATTCCACTCGGATTTGCTTATCATTCCGAGGATAATGACTATAAAGTTGTCAAGATTTCATATTATTCCAGGAGAAAGCTTGAGGTTGAGGTGTACACATCAAAATCAGATTCGTGGAGAACACTTGAGGACCTTGACGTTTCATTGAGACCCAAAACTGATGACTttggatttcatttttctttgccAATCCCATTTTTTGGTGGAGCTTTGCATTGGTTAGTAGATATCATACAAGGCGAAGAGAAGCACAAGACTGAAAtgattttgtcatttgatgTCAATAATGAGACATTTGAAGAGCTAGCTATGCCTGACCGTTGCTTTGATGGAGCAGGCAATGAATTTGATGGGAAATGTATTTCGTTGTTTAGGGGGAAACTAGCTTTGATCAGATTGGAGACAGTTGGAGAACAAAGTTTTGCATGTGTATGGGCCATAAAGGAGTATGGCAAGCATAAATCCTGGAATAAACCTCTTGTTGTACGAGAACAATATGATCGTTTCTATGGTCTCACCAAGCGGGGTTTCATTCTTTTGGAAGATGAATCCCACATCTTTGGTAATGGTCAATTAGAAATGCCGAAAAAATGA